AAGGATCAGCGCCAAATTGCCCGGCAAGGTCGAGGGTCGCCGGATAGCCTGCTTCACGGACCCGATCGAGGATGGCGATGATGCTTTCCACCTCCTTCTCGGGCATGATGCGGCCCATGCAGACAAAGCCCAAGGGGTCACGGGGCTGCTGCGCCTCGACCTGATGCGAAGAGGAGGGAGGATAAAGAAGGGGAGAATCCGGAATCCCGAAGCGGGTCGCCATCAGTCCGGCGGTCCAGCGGGAATTGGAAACCACCAGGTCATCGGGCTCGGCAATGCCTGCCTGGGCGCGTCCGGCGAGCTGATCGCCAAAAGAAAGATACAGCCGGCGCAGCACGGAAGGCCGGTGGTGAGCTTGATCGGAAGCCGTGGGATAAAGCTCCAGGCGGGCACCCTCGTCGAAACTGAAATCTCCGATGAGTTGGATCGCGGGCTGATTGAAGCGGATCGGATTGTAGGCGCTGATGCAGGCATCATAGCTTTCCGGGAGGGTTTGGCAGAAGCGCTCGAAATAGGCGCGCTGCCAGAAGGCGAGCTTGGTCCCGGTGGCCACGCCGGGCAGGCGCGGCGCTTGCAAAAGGGTCACCTTTTCCGGCGAAACGGAGGTGCCGTACGTGGCATTGAGCTTGTCCCACTCCACCGGGGAAGCCGTGGTAAAGGTGATCGCAGCGAGATCCTGCAGGGCATGAAGCGCCCACATGGCGGTGGCTTCCGAGCCGCCGCGTCCCATCCAGGGATGCGCGATCAGGATCTTTGGCGGGAGGGGAAAAGCCATCGGATCAGATCGTCGCGGGGGGCAGGCAGCATCGATGCCGCGTGGAGCGTTCCATGGCGCTAGGTGAAGGGATCAGGGGCCGGATTGTCGAACCCTTTTGCCAAGCGGTTTCGGCATTCTCGGAGCATGCAAATTGCGAGCCATCCCCCGAAGAGGTAAGAAGAGGAATCAACAGCTTCGGCGTTTCATCCCTGCCATGCCCAACATGCCTGCCCGCCGCCTTCTCGCCCTCGCCTGGCTCCTGCTTCCCGGCATCTCATCTGCCCAAAGGGAGATGGAGGCGCTGGATCGCGGTGTGGTGGCCGTGCGGCAACCGGAGGGCAAGGTCTTCGTGAGCTGGCGGTTGCTCGGAAATGATCCGGATGGCACGGCCTTCAACCTCTACCGGATCGCCGCAGGAAAGGAGACGAGGGTCAACCCGGAACCTCTGGCAGGCCCCACCCAGTTCATTGATGCCGAGCCGGGATCGGCTGAAGGCTATGCGGTGAGATCCATCGACAACGGACGAGAGGGTGAAGCCAGCAAACCGGCGAAGATCCTTTCCACCAATTTCATCGAGATCCCGATCCAGACGATCGAGAACTATCGCCCGGGCGACGCCTCGGCAGCGGATCTGGACGGAGATGGCGAGTACGAGATCATTCTTCACCAAGTCTCAGGCGGCCGGGACAACTCCTTCAATGGGATCACCGGCACACCGATACTGGATGCCTACAAGCTCGATGGCACGCACCTATGGCGGATCGACCTCGGCATCAACATTCGCGAGGGTGAGCACTACACGCAGTTCATGGTCTATGATCTGGATGGCGACGGCCGGGCGGAGCTGGTCTGCAAGACGGCCGATGGAACGAAGGATGGCACCGGCAAGATCCTCGGCGACAAGGACAAGGACTGGCGAAACAAGGAGGAAGGAACCCAGCGCTACGGACGGATCCTGTCGGGTCAGGAATTTCTCACCGTCTTCGACGGCAAGACCGGTGCCGCGCTGAAAACAGTGGACTACATCCCGACGCGGGATCCCATCGATGGCTGGGGTGGCCTCGGAGGAAATGGCGGGACCGATAGCTACGGGAACCGCTGCGATCGCTTCCTGGCAGGCGTGGCTTATTTGGACGGTGTCCATCCCAGCGTGGTGATGTGCCGCGGCGTGTATGGTCGCATCGTAATCGCGGCATGGGATTGGCGGGGCGGCGAACTCCGCTCGCGCTGGGTCTTCGATTCGGGCATCAGTCATCCGCCCTTCACCGATGCCTCGCCCTACTCCGGAATGGGCGGACACGCCCTATCGATCGCGGACGTGGATGGTGACGGCAAGGACGAGATCGTCTACCAAGCGATGACGGTGGACGACAATGGCAAGGGTCTTTACTCAACCGGTCGCCGTCACGGCGATGCGATCCAAGTAAGCGACTTCGATCCGGAACGCGGGGGCTTGGAACTCTATCTGGTGACGGAAAACGAGGACGACACCGTGCGCTTCCAGACGCCCGGGGCCGGACTTCACGATGCCCGCACGGGCAAG
This portion of the Luteolibacter luteus genome encodes:
- a CDS encoding glycosyltransferase family 4 protein, translated to MAFPLPPKILIAHPWMGRGGSEATAMWALHALQDLAAITFTTASPVEWDKLNATYGTSVSPEKVTLLQAPRLPGVATGTKLAFWQRAYFERFCQTLPESYDACISAYNPIRFNQPAIQLIGDFSFDEGARLELYPTASDQAHHRPSVLRRLYLSFGDQLAGRAQAGIAEPDDLVVSNSRWTAGLMATRFGIPDSPLLYPPSSSHQVEAQQPRDPLGFVCMGRIMPEKEVESIIAILDRVREAGYPATLDLAGQFGADPYSKRIARMAKDRAEWIRTPGFFGPKEKQEVFASRTYGIHGCRVEAFGIAIAEMAGAGLLPFVSAEGGVKEIVGLEELIYSDIDDAVAKIIARIQQPENLEGMRKALQERVTRFRPEFFSETLVQIVQDFLKRPLSPC
- a CDS encoding rhamnogalacturonan lyase, whose product is MPNMPARRLLALAWLLLPGISSAQREMEALDRGVVAVRQPEGKVFVSWRLLGNDPDGTAFNLYRIAAGKETRVNPEPLAGPTQFIDAEPGSAEGYAVRSIDNGREGEASKPAKILSTNFIEIPIQTIENYRPGDASAADLDGDGEYEIILHQVSGGRDNSFNGITGTPILDAYKLDGTHLWRIDLGINIREGEHYTQFMVYDLDGDGRAELVCKTADGTKDGTGKILGDKDKDWRNKEEGTQRYGRILSGQEFLTVFDGKTGAALKTVDYIPTRDPIDGWGGLGGNGGTDSYGNRCDRFLAGVAYLDGVHPSVVMCRGVYGRIVIAAWDWRGGELRSRWVFDSGISHPPFTDASPYSGMGGHALSIADVDGDGKDEIVYQAMTVDDNGKGLYSTGRRHGDAIQVSDFDPERGGLELYLVTENEDDTVRFQTPGAGLHDARTGKPLWSHSPGVDISDGVVADIDPRHPGAEVWGGPGELRTIKGEEIGARPRLSDWVIWWDGDLLREIYGGFSVFKWDWKAGREEKIFGADLPYGEGRGRFMGMRPNLAADLIGDWREELLLPGPDGKSLRLYTSTIPTGHRLVTLMHDPQYRLSIAWQNVSYNKPPHPSFFLGKDMKVPPRPTIKIAGKAKAQSMAGKGE